A part of Halomarina litorea genomic DNA contains:
- a CDS encoding AMP-binding protein codes for MTNWTADYDEEPLRELTVTDLLRNRAEKIGDRTAVTYGPEDRAYSFSELNDVANAIANSLIEMGIEKQQKVSVMARNPLSSVLAMVGINKAGMVYSPINFEYKGEALSYQLNDTGPEVLIVEDQYVGRLNEVVDSLEDAPTVVVIDTGTESATLPSNLSGPTFDKLQSGDRSEPGVDVSWHDEASIVYTSGTTGMPKGVVLPYRWIFENYTLFRQQLLSDDDVVHTSLPMYHVGGVYFDLHTGWVSGASTVLWDRFSPNDFWDRIDRYEATTVTLVSVMATWLSKHGGRDTPNTLNKVHMQPLPDDYRTVAERFGFDFVTVGFGQTESGLPIAGAIHAAQGRDATPEDVRRGMTPNEIVDSVRDVGVPVLDEAPAERYMGEPIDPIVDVAIVDDHDEPVPAEAAGELVIRPKVAEITLKEYYGKPERTVEAFSNLWFHTGDTAYVDSEGNYCYLDRRGDIIRRRGENISSLQVQEITNKNSKVEKTAAYPVPAHEGGEDEVAISVEVVDGERLTESDLRAFLSGEMPEFMRPKYIQFVDDIPTTKTNKMEKYKLQQDFNDQLGE; via the coding sequence ATGACAAATTGGACCGCAGACTACGATGAGGAACCGCTGCGCGAGCTCACTGTGACCGATCTGCTGCGAAACCGTGCAGAGAAAATCGGAGATCGGACTGCGGTGACGTACGGACCAGAGGACCGAGCGTACTCATTTTCCGAGTTGAACGACGTCGCGAACGCCATCGCGAACTCGCTTATCGAGATGGGAATCGAGAAGCAACAGAAGGTCTCTGTGATGGCTCGGAACCCCTTGAGCAGCGTTCTCGCGATGGTTGGAATCAACAAAGCAGGGATGGTCTACTCCCCGATAAACTTCGAGTACAAGGGTGAAGCACTCTCCTACCAGCTAAACGACACCGGTCCGGAGGTACTGATTGTCGAGGACCAGTACGTCGGTCGCCTGAACGAGGTTGTCGACAGTCTCGAGGACGCTCCTACCGTCGTGGTGATTGATACGGGGACAGAGAGTGCGACACTCCCGTCCAACCTATCGGGGCCAACCTTCGACAAGCTTCAATCCGGTGATCGGAGTGAACCGGGGGTCGATGTTTCGTGGCACGACGAAGCCAGTATTGTATACACCTCTGGAACTACGGGAATGCCCAAAGGCGTCGTGCTACCCTACCGCTGGATCTTTGAGAACTACACGCTCTTCCGACAGCAGTTGCTCAGTGACGACGACGTCGTCCACACCTCGTTACCGATGTACCACGTCGGGGGCGTCTATTTCGACCTGCATACCGGGTGGGTATCTGGAGCCTCGACAGTACTCTGGGATCGGTTCAGTCCTAACGACTTCTGGGACCGAATCGATCGATACGAAGCCACGACCGTCACGCTGGTCTCCGTCATGGCCACCTGGCTCTCGAAACACGGAGGACGAGACACGCCGAACACCCTCAACAAAGTTCACATGCAGCCCTTGCCGGATGATTACCGTACTGTTGCGGAGAGGTTCGGGTTCGATTTCGTCACCGTCGGCTTTGGGCAAACGGAGTCGGGACTTCCAATTGCGGGTGCCATCCACGCCGCGCAGGGTCGAGACGCGACGCCCGAAGATGTCCGCAGAGGAATGACTCCCAACGAAATCGTCGATTCAGTCCGTGATGTCGGCGTTCCGGTGTTGGACGAAGCTCCTGCCGAACGGTACATGGGTGAGCCCATCGACCCCATCGTGGACGTCGCAATCGTCGACGACCACGACGAGCCAGTACCGGCGGAGGCGGCTGGGGAACTCGTTATTCGGCCGAAGGTAGCCGAGATTACGCTCAAAGAATACTACGGAAAACCGGAACGAACTGTAGAAGCGTTCTCGAATCTCTGGTTCCACACAGGAGACACAGCCTACGTGGACTCGGAGGGGAACTACTGTTACCTTGACCGACGAGGTGACATCATCCGGAGGCGCGGCGAGAACATCTCCTCGTTGCAGGTACAGGAGATCACCAACAAGAACAGCAAGGTCGAGAAGACTGCGGCCTATCCCGTTCCAGCTCATGAAGGCGGCGAAGACGAAGTCGCTATCTCGGTCGAGGTGGTAGATGGCGAGCGACTCACCGAGTCAGATCTCAGGGCGTTCCTGAGTGGAGAGATGCCTGAATTCATGAGACCGAAATATATCCAATTTGTCGACGACATCCCAACGACGAAGACGAACAAGATGGAGAAGTACAAGCTCCAACAGGATTTCAACGACCAGCTCGGCGAATGA
- a CDS encoding MaoC/PaaZ C-terminal domain-containing protein, protein MRTFIKTLNYCGGCMESKYFDELDIGETFTTNARTITEADQLNYAGLSGNFDPIHLDKGKMEATEFGGRLVYGYLVLNVMEGQKVQTGLIEDSVIAFYGIDKARFTNPVMIGDTVHTELTVLDLDEKDESSGVVVLEEKGVNQDGEDVVVAETRTLIKKRD, encoded by the coding sequence ATGCGAACATTTATCAAGACGCTCAATTACTGTGGTGGCTGTATGGAGTCAAAATACTTCGACGAACTGGATATTGGTGAGACGTTTACTACGAATGCTCGGACGATAACCGAAGCGGACCAACTCAACTACGCCGGGTTGAGCGGTAATTTCGACCCGATACACCTCGACAAGGGGAAGATGGAGGCGACAGAGTTCGGCGGTCGGCTCGTGTACGGCTATCTCGTCCTCAACGTCATGGAAGGGCAAAAAGTGCAGACTGGCCTCATCGAGGATTCCGTTATCGCGTTTTACGGGATAGACAAGGCCCGTTTCACCAATCCGGTGATGATCGGTGATACGGTCCACACCGAACTCACCGTCCTCGACCTCGACGAAAAGGACGAGAGCAGTGGTGTTGTGGTCCTCGAAGAAAAAGGCGTCAATCAGGACGGAGAAGACGTCGTCGTGGCCGAAACCAGAACCCTGATCAAGAAACGCGACTGA
- a CDS encoding enoyl-CoA hydratase/isomerase family protein — MPVELEAVEMSREDSIAWLTIDRVEKHNALSLQVIEDLITAVEAVHEDDHSRVIVVRGDGKKAFSAGADISEFAERDASEQLHYNRRLGDLCELLDTGPVPTIAGVNGVAFGGGAELLLSCDIRVASTNGSFSEAEINVGVVPMAKRLIDLVGYGVAAELCLTGRTVDADEAADLKIFNRVVEPGDLDEAIREMADSIIEKTSPSVELTKETLVAARDNPTREANVHQLVNFHQAFETDEAQDRIQAFLNRK, encoded by the coding sequence ATGCCAGTCGAGCTTGAGGCGGTAGAGATGTCGAGAGAAGACAGTATCGCGTGGCTCACTATCGACCGTGTCGAGAAACACAACGCACTCAGCCTCCAAGTCATCGAGGACCTCATCACGGCTGTCGAGGCCGTCCACGAGGACGACCATTCTCGAGTCATCGTCGTTCGTGGTGACGGAAAGAAGGCGTTCTCAGCCGGAGCTGATATCAGTGAATTCGCCGAACGGGATGCGTCTGAGCAACTCCACTACAACCGGCGACTCGGAGATCTGTGCGAACTGCTCGACACTGGTCCAGTTCCGACAATCGCCGGGGTAAACGGTGTCGCGTTTGGCGGCGGAGCGGAACTCCTCCTCTCGTGTGATATCAGGGTCGCATCGACGAACGGATCGTTCAGCGAGGCAGAAATCAACGTCGGCGTCGTTCCGATGGCCAAACGACTCATCGACCTCGTCGGATACGGAGTGGCGGCGGAACTCTGTCTAACTGGGAGGACGGTCGACGCTGACGAAGCAGCTGACCTCAAGATATTCAACCGGGTAGTCGAGCCTGGTGACCTTGACGAAGCGATCAGAGAGATGGCGGATAGCATTATCGAGAAGACATCTCCGTCTGTCGAACTGACGAAGGAAACGTTAGTGGCTGCTCGTGACAACCCGACTCGAGAGGCCAACGTTCACCAGCTCGTGAATTTCCACCAGGCATTCGAAACAGACGAGGCGCAAGACCGCATCCAAGCGTTTCTCAACCGAAAATAG
- a CDS encoding SDR family NAD(P)-dependent oxidoreductase, whose product MPTYDFEGKVAFVTGAARGQGRSHAVEFAKSGADVAVGDLRTDGGLAETAELVEAEGQESLALEVDVSQLEAVRRAVDRIEDRFGQIDILVNNAGVWEVADPFEVDESTWDRTLDVNLKGAWLCAAEVANRMAEQSSGGAIVNISSVAGLVGFPGSVHYSASKHGIVGLTKTMAIEYASHGINVNAVCPGSVNTQMMRQGLADAQAQDTPPDFTGIAGSFNLFDEEDNPLTERDISEAVLWLSSEASKYVTGVTLPVDAGFSAK is encoded by the coding sequence ATGCCAACGTACGATTTCGAGGGGAAGGTAGCGTTCGTCACTGGTGCAGCACGTGGTCAGGGACGCTCGCACGCAGTCGAGTTCGCGAAAAGCGGAGCTGACGTCGCTGTGGGTGATCTTCGCACCGACGGCGGGCTAGCTGAGACGGCCGAACTTGTCGAAGCGGAGGGACAAGAATCACTCGCTTTGGAAGTGGACGTAAGCCAACTCGAGGCGGTCCGCCGAGCTGTGGACCGGATCGAAGACCGGTTCGGTCAAATCGATATCTTGGTCAACAACGCAGGTGTCTGGGAGGTAGCGGATCCATTCGAGGTTGACGAGTCCACCTGGGACAGAACTCTAGATGTCAACCTCAAGGGGGCGTGGCTTTGTGCTGCAGAAGTCGCAAACCGGATGGCTGAGCAGAGCTCGGGCGGGGCTATCGTCAACATCTCGTCCGTCGCGGGCTTGGTCGGCTTTCCAGGATCGGTCCATTATTCCGCCAGCAAGCATGGTATCGTCGGCCTCACGAAGACGATGGCCATCGAGTATGCGAGTCATGGTATCAACGTCAACGCTGTGTGCCCAGGTTCGGTCAACACGCAGATGATGCGACAGGGGCTCGCCGATGCACAGGCGCAGGACACACCCCCGGACTTCACGGGCATAGCAGGCTCGTTCAACCTTTTCGACGAAGAGGACAACCCGCTGACCGAGCGCGACATCAGTGAGGCCGTCCTGTGGCTATCGAGCGAGGCTTCGAAGTACGTCACAGGAGTCACACTCCCCGTCGATGCTGGGTTTTCCGCGAAGTGA
- a CDS encoding zinc-binding dehydrogenase encodes MKAAVITDSGGPDVIEIRDGVPRPEVGPGDVLVKVAACAVNHTDIWVRRGVTDGIPPIIPGLDIAGEVAETGANVSSVREGERVVVYPIIACRECEFCTKGDPSMCVDYGAIGESRDGGHAEYVTVPATNILSLPDSVSFTAAAAAPSSFGTAWRALMTRGNLTLDDDVLVVGASGCVGHAAVQIAANAGARVLACTSTDEKATRLRDLGADHTIDYTAGDIDAEVKELTDGRGVDLAVESVGGDVYKQAAKSLARGSRLVTFGATTGDADEAMLQHIFWKQLEVVGSTGDTPYEFQQVMERVFSDELTPVVDSQIPLSDLADAHERLENRGVFGKIIVKL; translated from the coding sequence ATGAAAGCAGCAGTCATCACGGACAGTGGAGGACCAGATGTAATCGAAATCCGAGACGGTGTGCCTCGTCCCGAGGTGGGACCGGGAGACGTACTGGTGAAAGTAGCCGCCTGTGCAGTGAACCACACCGATATATGGGTGAGACGGGGGGTCACAGATGGAATCCCCCCAATCATTCCGGGACTGGACATCGCTGGTGAGGTTGCCGAGACGGGTGCCAACGTCTCGAGTGTCCGTGAAGGTGAGCGGGTCGTGGTCTATCCGATTATCGCCTGCCGCGAGTGTGAGTTCTGCACGAAGGGGGACCCGAGCATGTGCGTCGATTACGGCGCAATCGGGGAAAGTCGAGATGGGGGACATGCAGAATACGTCACCGTTCCAGCTACCAACATCCTATCGCTCCCGGACTCAGTTTCGTTCACGGCCGCCGCTGCAGCCCCCTCAAGTTTCGGAACAGCGTGGCGCGCGCTCATGACGCGGGGAAATCTCACACTCGACGATGACGTTCTCGTCGTCGGCGCCAGCGGATGTGTGGGCCACGCAGCAGTCCAGATCGCGGCCAATGCGGGGGCGAGGGTGCTTGCCTGTACGTCCACCGACGAGAAGGCCACTCGTCTCCGTGACCTCGGTGCCGACCACACTATCGACTACACCGCTGGGGACATTGATGCCGAGGTCAAGGAACTGACCGATGGGCGGGGAGTCGATCTCGCTGTGGAATCTGTCGGTGGTGACGTGTACAAGCAGGCCGCGAAGAGCCTCGCCCGAGGGAGCCGGCTGGTGACGTTCGGGGCGACCACTGGGGATGCTGACGAGGCAATGCTGCAACACATTTTCTGGAAGCAACTCGAAGTCGTCGGCTCGACAGGTGATACCCCATACGAATTCCAGCAGGTAATGGAACGAGTGTTCTCCGATGAACTGACCCCCGTTGTCGATAGTCAAATCCCTCTCTCTGACCTCGCCGACGCTCACGAACGGTTGGAGAACAGGGGGGTGTTCGGGAAGATCATCGTCAAACTGTGA
- a CDS encoding acyl-CoA synthetase, producing MAHYDHVPKIAQYDSWEEARQQFEWDIPDQYNIATDLVSSHDDRRGTLALIFEDLDGSVQKYTFYDLDVLSNQAANLLTDYGIERGDRVAVNLPNLPETVVTHLAVYKLGGVVVPLSKLFGPDALEYRLRDSGSRMFVGDANGLDKITPLLDTLPDLDVLASVEQDDRSDVSLRERLEDYDRSFDTVDTSKDDDALLVYTSGTTGDPKGVLHGHRYVAGYLPGFEMWNNLQIGPDQMYWSPGDWAWVGSLVAHLYSAWHYGKPYVSRLKDDGFDPHWGFETIEKFGVTNAFIPPTALKMMMGLGDAVEEYDTSSLQVISVGGEPCSAELVRWVEGTLDATLVDLFGQTEANMLIANSPTWFDIKPGSMGKPVPGSTVAILDEDGNVADVGTMGEVALRKPAPVMFKRYWKKPDKTASTFIDDWMLTGDMAVKDEDGYFWYKSRKDDVIITAGYRVGPAEVEDTLIEHPAVGDVAVVGVDDEVRGEVIKAFVKLLDGEVPSDELREDISSFVKNRLAKYEYPREIEFVEEFPTTTTGKVQRRKLRGGE from the coding sequence ATGGCTCACTATGATCACGTACCGAAGATAGCACAGTACGACTCTTGGGAGGAGGCTCGACAGCAGTTCGAATGGGACATCCCGGATCAATACAACATCGCGACCGATCTCGTCTCCAGCCACGACGATCGACGTGGAACACTCGCATTGATCTTCGAGGATCTGGACGGGAGCGTTCAAAAGTACACGTTCTACGATCTAGACGTCTTATCGAACCAGGCGGCGAACCTCCTGACTGATTACGGAATCGAACGAGGAGACCGGGTCGCGGTCAATCTCCCGAACCTTCCGGAGACTGTCGTCACACATCTGGCCGTCTACAAGCTCGGCGGGGTCGTCGTTCCACTCTCGAAGTTGTTCGGTCCCGATGCACTCGAGTACCGGCTCCGAGATAGCGGATCGAGGATGTTCGTCGGCGATGCGAACGGTCTCGATAAAATCACTCCACTCCTCGATACGCTCCCCGACTTGGACGTCTTAGCGTCTGTCGAGCAGGACGACAGGAGCGACGTCTCGCTCCGTGAACGTCTCGAGGACTACGATCGATCATTCGACACCGTGGACACGAGCAAGGACGACGATGCTCTACTCGTCTACACGAGCGGTACGACCGGAGATCCGAAAGGCGTACTTCACGGCCATCGGTACGTCGCCGGTTACTTACCGGGGTTCGAGATGTGGAACAACCTTCAAATCGGACCGGACCAGATGTACTGGTCTCCTGGTGACTGGGCGTGGGTTGGAAGCCTGGTCGCCCATCTCTACAGTGCGTGGCACTACGGGAAGCCCTACGTGAGTCGGCTCAAAGACGACGGGTTCGACCCACACTGGGGGTTCGAAACCATCGAGAAGTTCGGAGTGACGAACGCCTTCATTCCTCCCACAGCGCTCAAGATGATGATGGGGCTCGGTGACGCTGTAGAGGAGTACGACACATCCAGTCTCCAGGTAATAAGTGTCGGCGGTGAACCGTGTAGTGCCGAGCTCGTTCGTTGGGTCGAGGGGACGCTCGATGCGACGCTCGTCGATCTATTCGGTCAGACTGAGGCGAACATGCTCATCGCGAACTCGCCAACGTGGTTCGATATCAAACCGGGAAGCATGGGAAAGCCAGTACCGGGGAGCACTGTCGCGATACTCGACGAGGACGGCAACGTCGCTGATGTCGGGACGATGGGGGAAGTAGCGCTGAGAAAGCCCGCTCCCGTCATGTTCAAGCGTTATTGGAAAAAACCCGACAAGACAGCGTCCACGTTCATCGATGATTGGATGCTAACCGGGGATATGGCCGTAAAGGACGAAGACGGATATTTCTGGTACAAATCACGGAAGGACGACGTCATCATCACGGCGGGTTACCGGGTCGGCCCCGCGGAGGTCGAAGACACTCTCATCGAGCATCCTGCTGTCGGGGACGTGGCAGTCGTCGGCGTCGACGACGAGGTGCGCGGGGAAGTGATCAAAGCATTCGTCAAACTTCTGGACGGTGAGGTCCCCTCTGATGAACTCCGGGAAGACATCTCGTCGTTCGTGAAGAATCGACTAGCGAAGTACGAGTACCCTCGAGAGATCGAATTCGTCGAGGAGTTCCCGACCACGACTACCGGGAAAGTCCAACGCCGGAAACTACGGGGCGGCGAGTAG
- a CDS encoding ABC transporter substrate-binding protein, with protein sequence MKFGLVTFQSGPYSAFGDDIVAATKMLVNNWNEQGGLQGQEIQLSTRDTEGDAQKAIQEARELVESEGIDIMGCFLSTPEARAAMNVAGRNQTPLITCSTGARLLVEQACNPYAFRGPTSTLAKAKAGGPTGVEEFGSNVFQLNPDYSWGKEIKQDWQTVIEDNGGSVVDSMYVELGASDFSTAISRIQSADPDWIQVGFAGSGAVSFMTQANQQGLEYPQFHHVLYEQTVSGASGDIFNTVPVYTPTEYTYQIDTGANNQFVEAFNSEFGRNPSLAAGNAYRHLDAGFKGMDGADSLEADALVSAFEGWSGSVITGDYTIRACDHQGEYPVYIAQVDQVSSEGAVSWNVQGTVASDQILLSCEEQTSRLECDLGE encoded by the coding sequence GTGAAGTTCGGGCTCGTGACCTTCCAGTCCGGTCCGTACTCTGCGTTTGGCGATGACATCGTCGCCGCCACCAAGATGCTCGTAAACAACTGGAACGAACAAGGCGGGCTTCAGGGGCAGGAGATCCAACTTTCGACGAGAGACACTGAAGGGGATGCCCAGAAGGCAATCCAGGAGGCACGGGAGTTGGTGGAAAGTGAGGGCATCGACATAATGGGCTGTTTCCTCAGCACGCCGGAGGCGCGTGCGGCGATGAACGTAGCCGGTCGAAACCAAACACCGCTCATCACCTGCTCTACGGGGGCACGGTTGCTCGTCGAGCAGGCATGCAACCCATACGCGTTCCGGGGACCGACCTCGACCCTCGCGAAAGCAAAGGCCGGAGGTCCGACTGGAGTCGAGGAATTCGGTTCGAACGTGTTCCAATTGAACCCCGACTACAGCTGGGGGAAGGAGATTAAACAGGACTGGCAGACGGTTATCGAGGACAACGGCGGAAGCGTCGTCGACAGTATGTACGTCGAACTCGGTGCCTCGGACTTCTCGACGGCAATCTCGCGGATTCAGAGTGCCGACCCGGACTGGATTCAGGTCGGGTTCGCCGGCTCGGGCGCCGTGTCGTTCATGACACAAGCAAACCAACAAGGACTCGAATACCCACAGTTCCACCACGTCCTCTACGAACAGACCGTGAGCGGAGCCTCTGGAGACATCTTCAACACGGTTCCCGTGTATACCCCGACGGAGTACACGTATCAGATCGACACGGGAGCTAACAATCAGTTCGTCGAGGCGTTCAACAGTGAGTTCGGACGCAACCCGAGTCTTGCTGCCGGAAATGCGTACCGCCACCTGGACGCCGGATTCAAAGGGATGGACGGAGCTGACAGTCTCGAGGCGGACGCACTGGTTTCAGCCTTCGAGGGCTGGAGCGGTAGCGTCATCACTGGCGATTACACCATCCGCGCCTGCGATCACCAGGGAGAGTACCCGGTGTACATCGCGCAGGTCGACCAAGTCAGTAGCGAGGGTGCAGTCTCCTGGAACGTCCAGGGTACCGTGGCCTCCGACCAGATACTGTTGAGCTGTGAGGAACAGACCTCGCGACTAGAGTGCGACCTCGGAGAATGA
- a CDS encoding branched-chain amino acid ABC transporter permease: MIPDCLCIGTAVMLAPLQSGLGAVIQGVYSGLSYGMILVMTAAGLSLVFGLMGVINFAHGELYAIGAYSGFVLFGITGSFPVAIVAAIIGGIAIGSVLEIGVIRPLYDRDPIYQLPATFGVAIVMIEGIKFVLGSDSKPFPIPNYLSGTFTVGSYSFGLYRLFLIVSGVILVGLLWVFLQRSKYGLIIRAAIFDTEMVQSMGYNVSRTYTFIFALGAAYAAIAGVLIAPLFGLFPGMGHQIIIITFIVVVVGGLGSFKGVIASGLLIGLAQSFGRIYVPSLSEALPFLLMIAIILYRPQGLFGVEGVFTE; the protein is encoded by the coding sequence ATGATACCCGACTGCCTGTGTATTGGCACCGCCGTCATGCTCGCACCTCTGCAGTCTGGACTGGGTGCGGTAATCCAGGGAGTGTACAGTGGGCTCTCGTACGGTATGATTCTCGTCATGACCGCTGCCGGGTTGTCGCTGGTCTTCGGACTGATGGGAGTGATCAACTTCGCACACGGAGAACTGTACGCGATTGGTGCGTACTCCGGGTTCGTCCTCTTTGGAATCACTGGGAGCTTTCCCGTCGCGATCGTCGCGGCCATAATCGGAGGAATCGCCATCGGAAGTGTACTCGAAATCGGTGTCATTCGGCCACTCTACGATCGGGATCCCATCTACCAACTTCCAGCGACGTTCGGGGTCGCTATCGTGATGATAGAGGGTATCAAGTTCGTCCTTGGCTCCGACAGTAAGCCCTTCCCTATCCCTAACTATCTGTCAGGGACGTTCACCGTTGGTAGCTACTCGTTTGGCCTGTACAGGCTCTTCCTGATCGTCTCCGGTGTCATCCTCGTCGGGCTCCTATGGGTCTTCCTCCAGAGGAGCAAGTATGGGTTGATAATTCGAGCCGCAATCTTCGACACCGAGATGGTCCAGTCGATGGGGTACAACGTCTCACGTACCTATACGTTCATCTTCGCACTGGGGGCCGCATACGCCGCTATCGCGGGGGTACTGATTGCACCGTTGTTCGGACTGTTCCCGGGGATGGGTCATCAGATTATCATCATCACGTTCATCGTCGTCGTCGTCGGTGGACTCGGGAGTTTCAAGGGCGTAATCGCGAGCGGCCTACTAATCGGGCTCGCTCAGTCGTTCGGACGGATCTACGTGCCGTCGCTCTCTGAAGCACTACCGTTCCTGCTCATGATAGCTATTATTCTGTACCGCCCGCAGGGGCTATTCGGCGTCGAGGGGGTGTTCACCGAGTAA
- a CDS encoding branched-chain amino acid ABC transporter permease encodes MKAQISEAKVALLDRLPSEVITVFPLAVAVALVAIGPLLAPHQLSILNQILILGIFGMAYDLLFGYTGLMSFGHAAFFGGGTYTAVYLTAEFGLPLLVIIAAAIVLGAVLASLIGIVSLQTTGVYFSMITLAMAQLLYILTVRLGDSLGGASGLSIFDRPTTLLPIDLGDQFQFFVVTVVILLVTYLVLQRVLKSPVGDVFRAIRENEERAEMLGYNTFYYKLAALTLSGSVSAVAGVLYGLFLYFASPTFLNWTMSGDVLLQTLFGGAGTLFGPVVGAGFVVLLDEFLSPITDQWRLMVGAAFVLVVLFFPEGIVGLLTSDDRE; translated from the coding sequence ATGAAGGCACAGATCAGCGAGGCGAAGGTCGCCCTCCTAGACCGCCTCCCATCGGAAGTCATCACGGTGTTCCCGTTAGCTGTCGCGGTCGCACTCGTTGCAATCGGACCGCTCCTCGCTCCACACCAGCTTTCCATCCTCAACCAGATCCTCATCCTGGGTATCTTCGGGATGGCGTACGACCTTCTCTTCGGGTACACGGGGTTGATGTCTTTTGGCCACGCCGCGTTCTTCGGCGGCGGGACGTACACCGCAGTGTACCTGACGGCAGAGTTCGGCCTGCCGCTGTTGGTCATCATCGCCGCTGCGATAGTGCTCGGTGCAGTTCTGGCTTCGTTGATTGGGATCGTGTCCCTGCAGACGACAGGGGTTTACTTCTCGATGATTACGCTGGCGATGGCACAGCTGCTGTACATCTTGACAGTCAGGCTCGGTGACTCTCTCGGTGGTGCGTCGGGACTCTCTATCTTCGACCGGCCCACAACGCTCCTTCCGATAGACCTCGGCGATCAATTCCAATTCTTCGTCGTGACCGTCGTGATACTATTAGTCACGTATCTGGTGCTCCAGCGGGTGCTGAAATCGCCTGTCGGAGACGTCTTCCGAGCGATTCGCGAAAACGAGGAACGGGCGGAGATGCTCGGGTACAACACGTTCTATTACAAGCTCGCTGCCCTAACGCTCTCGGGGTCCGTCTCCGCAGTCGCCGGTGTGCTGTACGGTCTGTTCCTGTATTTTGCCTCGCCAACGTTCCTCAACTGGACGATGTCCGGTGACGTCCTCCTGCAGACGCTCTTCGGTGGCGCAGGGACGCTCTTCGGACCTGTCGTTGGGGCAGGGTTCGTCGTTCTACTCGACGAGTTCCTCAGTCCGATAACAGACCAGTGGCGACTGATGGTCGGTGCCGCGTTCGTCCTCGTAGTGCTGTTCTTCCCGGAGGGAATCGTCGGACTCCTCACCTCCGACGACAGAGAGTAA
- a CDS encoding ABC transporter ATP-binding protein, producing the protein MLLTTKNLTKRFGGLVAVDDVTIEVQEGELRSVIGPNGAGKTTFFNLITGLLEPSEGEIMFNGDPITHEKPEARVKKGIARSFQVTNIFPGLSVKRNIRISLQNSAGYGRNFWSQVDGIESLDRRVDEIIDEIGITASPETVASTMSHGEKRLLEIALVVAQNPSIILLDEPAAGMSAEETREVVDLIRSLNEDYTIMLIEHDIDLIMELSDKITVLADGSVITEGKPDEVAANEDVQAAYLGGTV; encoded by the coding sequence ATGCTACTTACTACCAAGAACCTCACGAAGCGGTTCGGTGGCCTCGTCGCGGTAGACGACGTTACGATCGAAGTTCAGGAGGGAGAGCTCAGGTCTGTTATCGGGCCGAACGGGGCCGGGAAGACGACCTTCTTCAACCTCATCACTGGTCTGCTGGAGCCCTCAGAGGGGGAAATAATGTTCAACGGGGACCCAATCACCCACGAAAAGCCCGAGGCGCGCGTAAAAAAGGGAATCGCACGCTCGTTTCAGGTGACAAATATCTTCCCGGGGCTCTCGGTGAAACGAAACATCAGGATCTCGCTCCAGAACAGTGCGGGATACGGCCGAAACTTCTGGTCGCAAGTCGACGGAATCGAGAGTCTCGACCGACGGGTCGACGAAATCATCGACGAAATCGGTATCACAGCGAGCCCGGAGACGGTCGCCTCCACGATGTCTCACGGCGAGAAACGGCTATTGGAGATCGCCTTAGTCGTTGCGCAGAATCCCTCGATAATCCTGCTCGACGAGCCAGCTGCTGGAATGTCTGCCGAAGAAACTCGGGAAGTTGTCGACCTGATACGTTCACTGAACGAGGACTACACGATAATGCTCATCGAACACGATATCGACCTCATCATGGAGCTCTCGGACAAGATTACTGTGCTGGCAGATGGGTCAGTGATTACGGAAGGGAAACCTGACGAAGTTGCGGCGAACGAAGACGTACAGGCGGCCTATCTCGGGGGGACCGTCTAA